In Streptomyces sp. DG2A-72, one genomic interval encodes:
- a CDS encoding LVIVD repeat-containing protein, giving the protein MILLNEPRTRHRRLGVGAVAVGLLAALLTGGPAAATPDPGDGPAAQKEVSKSTQAEVRRSVESGEIPGQDEIVHSANIQHVTNIPKDVLPGTNSDLAFQGRYAFAGNYDGFRIFDISNPKAPKTVSQVLCPGSQNDISVSGDLLFLSTDSSRSDSSCSSTTQPATEKSSWEGMKVFDISDKANPRYVAAVETACGSHTHTLVPERRNVYVYVSSYSPSATYPDCQPPHDGISVIKVPRKAPEKAAMVGFPVLFPGEGPDGGGNPGAPTNPGVSKTTGCHDITVLPSKDLAAGACMGDGILFSIEDPEHPKVIDRVQDNVNFAFWHSATFNQKANKVIFTDELGGGGAATCNEEIGPNRGADGIYDLVGKGDKRKLVFRSYFKIDRHQADTEVCVAHNGSLIPVKGRDIMVQAWYQGGVSVWDFTNSAHPKEIAYFERGPLTTDRVTTAGSWSAYYYNGYIYSNDIAKGLDVLKINDRRTDPAKWVRMSELNVQTQPDYFD; this is encoded by the coding sequence GTGATCCTGTTGAACGAACCCCGAACGCGGCACAGACGCCTGGGAGTCGGCGCTGTCGCCGTCGGGCTGCTGGCCGCGCTGCTCACGGGCGGTCCGGCGGCCGCGACCCCCGACCCGGGGGACGGCCCGGCGGCGCAGAAGGAGGTCTCCAAGAGCACCCAGGCCGAGGTGAGACGGTCCGTCGAGAGCGGTGAGATACCAGGCCAGGACGAGATCGTCCACTCCGCCAACATCCAGCACGTGACGAACATCCCCAAGGACGTGCTGCCCGGCACCAATTCGGACCTCGCCTTCCAGGGCAGGTACGCCTTCGCCGGCAACTACGACGGCTTCCGGATCTTCGACATCAGCAACCCGAAGGCCCCGAAGACGGTCTCCCAGGTGCTGTGTCCCGGCTCGCAGAACGACATCTCGGTCTCCGGCGACCTGCTCTTCCTGTCCACCGACTCCTCGCGCAGCGACAGCAGTTGCAGCAGCACCACGCAGCCCGCGACCGAGAAGTCCTCGTGGGAGGGCATGAAGGTCTTCGACATCAGCGACAAGGCCAACCCGAGGTACGTCGCCGCCGTGGAGACCGCCTGCGGCTCGCACACCCACACGCTGGTGCCCGAGCGCCGGAACGTCTACGTCTACGTCTCCTCCTACTCGCCGAGCGCCACCTACCCCGACTGCCAGCCACCGCACGACGGCATCTCGGTCATCAAGGTCCCGCGCAAGGCCCCCGAGAAGGCCGCCATGGTGGGCTTCCCGGTCCTCTTCCCGGGCGAGGGACCCGACGGCGGCGGCAACCCGGGCGCGCCCACCAACCCCGGCGTCTCGAAGACCACCGGCTGCCACGACATCACCGTGCTGCCCTCGAAGGACCTGGCCGCCGGCGCCTGCATGGGCGACGGCATCCTGTTCTCCATCGAGGACCCGGAGCACCCGAAGGTCATCGACCGGGTCCAGGACAACGTCAACTTCGCGTTCTGGCACTCGGCGACCTTCAACCAGAAGGCCAACAAGGTCATCTTCACCGACGAGCTGGGCGGCGGCGGAGCGGCCACCTGCAACGAGGAGATCGGCCCGAACCGCGGTGCCGACGGCATCTACGACCTCGTGGGCAAGGGCGACAAGCGCAAGCTGGTCTTCCGCAGCTACTTCAAGATCGACCGCCACCAGGCGGACACCGAGGTCTGCGTGGCCCACAACGGCTCGCTGATCCCGGTCAAGGGCAGGGACATCATGGTCCAAGCCTGGTACCAGGGCGGCGTCTCCGTCTGGGACTTCACGAACTCCGCCCACCCGAAGGAGATCGCCTACTTCGAGCGCGGCCCGCTGACCACGGACAGGGTCACGACGGCCGGTTCCTGGTCGGCGTACTACTACAACGGCTACATCTACTCGAACGACATCGCCAAGGGTCTCGACGTCCTCAAGATCAACGACCGGCGTACCGACCCGGCCAAGTGGGTGCGGATGAGCGAGCTCAACGTGCAGACCCAGCCGGACTACTTCGACTGA
- a CDS encoding GNAT family N-acetyltransferase, with amino-acid sequence METAANGLTYRDAVDSDVDALVVLIESAYRGDSSRTGWTTEADILQGQRTDPEAVRDVIKSADSRLLTVERDGRVVACCQLEHRGDHAYFGMFAVSPDLQGDGLGKMIIAEAERTVREEWGATEMHMTVISVRNDLIAWYERRGYRRTGRMTPFPYGEERFGIPLRDDLQFELLVKELG; translated from the coding sequence ATGGAGACCGCAGCCAACGGACTGACGTACCGAGACGCTGTCGACAGCGATGTCGACGCGCTGGTCGTACTGATCGAGTCGGCGTATCGCGGTGACTCCAGCAGGACCGGATGGACCACGGAGGCGGACATCCTCCAGGGGCAGCGGACCGACCCGGAGGCCGTGCGGGACGTGATCAAGTCGGCCGACAGTCGGCTGTTGACGGTCGAGCGGGACGGGCGGGTCGTCGCCTGCTGCCAGCTCGAACACCGCGGTGATCACGCCTACTTCGGGATGTTCGCGGTCAGCCCTGATCTCCAGGGCGACGGCCTCGGCAAGATGATCATCGCCGAGGCGGAGCGCACGGTCCGCGAGGAGTGGGGCGCCACGGAGATGCACATGACCGTGATCTCCGTACGCAATGACCTGATCGCCTGGTACGAGCGGCGCGGCTACCGCCGTACGGGACGGATGACTCCGTTCCCGTACGGCGAAGAGCGGTTCGGCATTCCGCTCCGCGACGACCTGCAGTTCGAGCTGCTGGTCAAGGAACTGGGCTGA
- a CDS encoding GNAT family N-acetyltransferase: MPAPTVRPFHRADRDQLTDLINAHVAAVVPGVSVSVNTVLSSLERQPDEFITDPWVAERVTLVAEQRDNLVAAAHLLRYRADAEVGECYRDIGEIDWLVCHPPASFWPDPDEAADLLMSACLAQLARWGVRACCASGELPAPVVYGLPRNWPHIRALYERAGFRHTGDTEVILIARVADLPVREPWPGVTVERTLGECGTRLTAYADGAPLGFIEVDTTPARPERHTRAAGLADVGNLHIEPAQYGRGIERRLLAQAADWLRLCGADRLLAYGAATDRTMIDHLTSAGFRELARTDRGWALREVPRQVVERLRSRRGWSRPRGGAAY; this comes from the coding sequence ATGCCCGCGCCCACCGTGCGCCCCTTCCACCGTGCCGACCGCGACCAGCTCACCGACCTGATCAACGCGCATGTCGCAGCCGTCGTACCCGGTGTCTCCGTCTCGGTGAACACCGTCCTCAGCAGCCTGGAGCGACAGCCGGACGAGTTCATCACCGACCCCTGGGTGGCCGAGCGGGTGACGCTCGTCGCCGAGCAGCGCGACAACCTCGTGGCCGCCGCGCATCTGCTGCGGTACCGCGCCGACGCCGAAGTGGGCGAGTGCTACCGGGACATCGGTGAGATCGACTGGCTCGTCTGCCACCCGCCGGCCTCGTTCTGGCCGGACCCCGACGAGGCGGCCGATCTGCTGATGAGCGCCTGCCTCGCCCAACTGGCCCGCTGGGGTGTCCGCGCCTGCTGTGCGAGCGGCGAGCTGCCCGCCCCGGTCGTGTACGGCCTGCCCCGGAACTGGCCGCACATCCGAGCCCTCTACGAACGTGCCGGCTTCCGGCACACGGGGGACACCGAGGTGATCCTGATCGCGCGGGTGGCCGACCTGCCGGTGCGGGAGCCGTGGCCGGGCGTCACGGTCGAGCGCACGCTGGGGGAGTGCGGCACGCGGCTCACCGCGTACGCCGACGGTGCCCCTCTCGGCTTCATCGAGGTCGACACGACGCCGGCCCGCCCCGAGCGGCACACCCGCGCGGCCGGCCTCGCCGACGTCGGCAACCTGCACATCGAGCCGGCTCAGTACGGACGGGGCATCGAGCGGCGGCTCCTTGCCCAGGCCGCGGATTGGCTGCGGCTGTGTGGTGCGGATCGTCTGCTCGCCTATGGGGCGGCCACCGACCGCACGATGATCGACCATCTGACCTCGGCGGGGTTCCGGGAACTGGCCCGGACCGATCGCGGCTGGGCGCTCCGCGAGGTGCCGCGCCAGGTCGTCGAGCGTCTGCGGAGCCGTCGTGGCTGGTCGCGCCCACGCGGCGGAGCCGCATATTGA
- a CDS encoding DUF5134 domain-containing protein, which produces MHGTASSGWLLVVLCMATGAYCLLRMRSSVEEQRRAAGGEALMGFGMAAMAVPAAVFTPPSWAWPVYAAVFGVAALHALWAARTHAHHLHHLVGASAMVYMALAMAASPGRHGDSGVPLVTAALLAYFVAYVLLSGARLVPVGAGGGSVGWGNRPELSRACRLSMGIGMVAMLLAL; this is translated from the coding sequence GTGCACGGAACGGCTTCGTCCGGCTGGCTGCTGGTCGTGCTGTGCATGGCGACCGGCGCCTACTGTCTGCTGCGGATGCGCAGCAGCGTCGAGGAGCAGCGCCGTGCCGCGGGCGGTGAGGCGCTGATGGGTTTCGGCATGGCCGCGATGGCCGTACCGGCCGCGGTGTTCACGCCCCCTTCATGGGCCTGGCCCGTGTACGCGGCCGTGTTTGGCGTGGCCGCGCTGCACGCGTTGTGGGCGGCACGGACGCACGCCCACCATCTGCACCACCTGGTCGGCGCCTCGGCCATGGTCTACATGGCGCTGGCGATGGCCGCCTCGCCGGGACGGCACGGCGATTCCGGAGTCCCCCTCGTCACGGCGGCGCTGCTGGCGTACTTCGTGGCGTACGTGCTGCTGTCGGGCGCCCGGCTGGTGCCCGTCGGCGCCGGTGGCGGGAGCGTGGGGTGGGGCAACCGGCCGGAGCTGTCACGGGCCTGCCGGCTGTCGATGGGGATCGGGATGGTCGCGATGCTGCTGGCGCTGTGA
- a CDS encoding glycerophosphodiester phosphodiesterase family protein, with amino-acid sequence MNFLTIGHRGVMGIEPENTLRSFVAAEHAGLDVIELDLHLSKDGALVVMHDADVDRTTDGTGPIAEKTLAELRALDAGRGERVPVFEEVLDAVKCPLQAEIKDEAAARALSEVMHSRDLVARVEVSSFHDEAIAEIARLVPGVRTALIASRYGTDIVDRAVEAGARTVCLNIRRLTLEIVEHARKADLRIIGWVVNTQDHLRLVRALALDGATTDYPEIKRTGRFTA; translated from the coding sequence TTGAACTTCCTTACCATCGGTCACCGCGGAGTCATGGGTATCGAACCCGAGAACACCCTCCGTTCCTTCGTCGCCGCCGAGCACGCCGGCCTCGACGTCATCGAACTCGATCTGCACCTGAGCAAGGACGGCGCCCTCGTCGTCATGCACGACGCGGACGTGGACCGCACGACCGACGGAACCGGCCCGATCGCCGAGAAGACCCTCGCCGAGCTGCGCGCCCTGGACGCGGGCCGCGGGGAGCGCGTACCGGTCTTCGAGGAGGTCCTGGACGCGGTGAAGTGCCCGCTCCAGGCCGAGATCAAGGACGAGGCGGCGGCGCGGGCGCTGTCCGAGGTCATGCACAGCCGGGATCTGGTCGCCCGGGTCGAGGTGTCCTCGTTCCACGACGAGGCGATCGCCGAGATCGCCCGCCTGGTGCCCGGCGTCCGCACCGCACTCATCGCCAGCCGCTACGGCACCGACATCGTGGACCGCGCCGTCGAGGCCGGTGCGCGGACGGTCTGCCTCAACATCCGCCGGCTCACCCTGGAGATCGTGGAGCACGCCCGGAAGGCGGACCTCAGGATCATCGGCTGGGTGGTGAACACCCAGGACCACCTGCGGCTCGTACGGGCTCTGGCGCTGGACGGCGCGACCACCGACTACCCGGAGATCAAGCGCACCGGCCGCTTCACCGCGTGA
- a CDS encoding HAD family hydrolase, translating to MTAVLFDFSGTLFRVESTESWLRGALAEAGIELPEPELTETAQALETAGALPGGADPERLPTEVAEVWDVRDQSSELHRAAYTGLSRQVPLPDPGLHDALYDRHMRPAAWAPYPDAAEVLHTLRERGIPVGVVSNIGWDLRPVFREHGLDPYIDVYVLSYEHGIRKPDPRLFATACAKLGVEPRDALMVGDNRRADGGAATLGCGVHFVDHLPVALRPDGLRPVLDLVG from the coding sequence ATGACTGCCGTGCTGTTCGATTTCTCCGGGACCCTCTTCCGTGTCGAGTCCACCGAGTCCTGGCTGCGGGGTGCGCTCGCCGAGGCCGGGATCGAGCTGCCGGAGCCGGAGTTGACCGAGACGGCGCAGGCGCTGGAGACGGCGGGGGCGCTGCCCGGCGGGGCCGATCCGGAGCGGCTGCCCACGGAGGTCGCCGAGGTGTGGGACGTCCGGGACCAGAGCTCGGAGCTGCACCGGGCGGCGTACACCGGGCTCTCCCGGCAGGTGCCGCTGCCCGACCCGGGGTTGCACGACGCGCTGTACGACCGCCATATGCGGCCCGCCGCCTGGGCCCCGTACCCTGATGCCGCGGAGGTCCTGCACACCCTGCGTGAGCGCGGAATCCCGGTCGGTGTGGTGAGCAACATCGGCTGGGATCTGCGCCCGGTGTTCCGCGAGCACGGCCTCGACCCGTACATCGACGTATACGTTCTGTCGTACGAGCACGGCATCAGAAAGCCGGACCCGCGGCTGTTCGCGACCGCCTGCGCGAAGCTCGGCGTCGAACCGCGGGACGCGCTCATGGTCGGTGACAACCGCCGCGCGGACGGCGGCGCGGCCACGCTGGGCTGCGGGGTGCACTTCGTGGACCATCTGCCGGTGGCACTGCGGCCCGACGGCCTGCGGCCGGTGCTTGACCTGGTGGGCTGA
- a CDS encoding M56 family metallopeptidase produces the protein MMVPAALLLLGALTAVVAPRLIARADWPDREPVVALWVWQCVVAAVLLCCALSMTLSAAAAWQAVRGHVFAPAPHAVVEAYAFGPTGPWAATTAVALALGGVWSAAMLVREVARARARRRQRRAELLVRAPRLPGEGPEHHQLVVLEGERPDAWWLPGARPQLVVTTAALRRLKGRQLDAVLAHEEGHAQARHDWLLHCSAALAGGFPQVPVFAAFRDEMHRLVELAADDTASRRFGRLTTALALVELNEDRGVFGHGATPHTHVPQRVNRLLTPPDRLSTARRLRLTAAASLVPVVPVLVAFVPALRTLG, from the coding sequence ATGATGGTCCCCGCGGCACTGTTGCTGCTCGGCGCCCTGACCGCCGTGGTCGCCCCTCGGCTGATCGCCCGGGCCGACTGGCCGGACCGTGAACCCGTGGTCGCCCTGTGGGTGTGGCAGTGCGTGGTGGCGGCCGTGCTCCTGTGCTGTGCGCTGTCGATGACGCTCAGCGCGGCGGCGGCCTGGCAGGCGGTCCGGGGCCATGTGTTCGCGCCCGCGCCGCACGCCGTCGTGGAGGCCTACGCCTTCGGTCCCACCGGCCCCTGGGCCGCCACGACCGCGGTGGCGCTCGCGCTGGGCGGGGTGTGGAGCGCGGCGATGCTGGTCCGCGAGGTTGCACGGGCACGCGCACGGCGACGTCAGCGGCGGGCCGAACTCCTCGTCCGCGCCCCGCGGTTGCCCGGCGAGGGGCCCGAACATCACCAGCTGGTCGTTCTAGAGGGCGAGCGGCCCGACGCCTGGTGGTTGCCGGGCGCGCGGCCCCAACTGGTCGTCACCACCGCCGCGTTGCGCCGGCTGAAGGGCCGGCAGCTGGACGCCGTGCTGGCCCACGAGGAAGGGCACGCGCAGGCGCGGCACGACTGGCTGCTGCACTGCTCGGCCGCGCTGGCGGGCGGGTTTCCGCAGGTGCCGGTGTTCGCCGCGTTCCGTGACGAGATGCACCGGCTGGTCGAGCTCGCCGCCGACGACACAGCCTCCCGGCGCTTCGGCCGCCTGACCACCGCCCTGGCGCTGGTGGAACTCAACGAGGACCGGGGCGTGTTCGGCCACGGGGCCACCCCGCACACCCATGTGCCGCAGCGGGTGAACCGGCTGCTCACTCCCCCGGACCGGCTCTCGACGGCCCGGCGGCTGCGGCTCACCGCGGCGGCCTCGCTGGTGCCGGTGGTGCCGGTACTGGTGGCGTTCGTACCGGCGCTGCGGACACTGGGCTAG
- a CDS encoding aldo/keto reductase, with protein sequence MRYTLFGRTGLRVSELSLGAMTIGDDWGWGAGQEVSARILDAYADAGGNFVDTANNYTDGSSERILGELLEGRRDEFVLASKYTCGIRKGDVNAAGNHRKNLVQSVEASLRRLRTDRLDVLWVHARDNFTPVDEVMRALDDLVRTGKVLYIGVSDWPAWEIAQANTLAELRGWTSFAGSQLRYNLLDRTPERELLPQARAFDLAVLAWAPLAAGQLTGKYRRGEPGRLSAQEDRPDPQEEDVITAVVEVAEQGGWSPAQVALAWLLGRPGTVVPIIAATKESQLADNLGSVGVRLDADAVARLDEVSAVPLGFPHDFVREPAVTRNIYGDRWPDIVDRRSTYRRTAHEVL encoded by the coding sequence GTGCGTTACACACTGTTCGGCAGGACCGGTCTGCGCGTGAGCGAGCTGAGCCTGGGCGCGATGACCATCGGCGACGACTGGGGCTGGGGTGCCGGCCAGGAGGTCAGCGCCCGGATCCTGGACGCGTACGCGGACGCCGGCGGCAATTTCGTCGACACGGCGAACAACTACACCGACGGCAGCTCCGAGCGGATCCTCGGGGAGCTGCTCGAAGGGCGGCGTGACGAGTTCGTGCTGGCCAGCAAGTACACGTGCGGGATCCGCAAGGGGGATGTCAACGCCGCGGGCAATCACCGCAAGAACCTGGTCCAGTCGGTGGAGGCGAGCCTACGGCGGCTGCGCACCGACCGCCTCGACGTGCTGTGGGTGCACGCCCGCGACAACTTCACGCCGGTCGACGAGGTCATGCGGGCGCTGGACGACCTGGTGCGGACGGGCAAGGTGCTGTACATCGGCGTCTCGGACTGGCCCGCCTGGGAGATCGCGCAGGCCAACACCCTTGCCGAACTGCGGGGTTGGACGTCGTTCGCCGGTTCGCAGCTGCGCTACAACCTCCTCGATCGCACTCCGGAACGTGAACTGCTGCCGCAGGCAAGGGCGTTCGACCTGGCCGTGCTGGCCTGGGCACCGCTCGCGGCCGGACAGCTCACCGGCAAGTACCGCCGCGGTGAGCCGGGACGGCTGAGCGCGCAGGAGGACCGGCCGGATCCGCAGGAGGAGGACGTCATCACGGCCGTCGTGGAGGTCGCCGAGCAGGGCGGCTGGAGCCCGGCGCAGGTGGCCCTGGCCTGGCTGCTCGGCCGGCCCGGCACCGTCGTCCCGATCATCGCCGCGACCAAGGAGAGCCAGCTCGCCGACAACCTCGGCAGTGTCGGTGTCCGGCTCGACGCCGACGCCGTCGCCCGCCTCGACGAAGTGAGCGCGGTGCCGCTCGGCTTCCCGCACGACTTCGTCCGCGAACCGGCCGTCACCCGGAACATCTACGGCGACCGCTGGCCCGACATCGTCGACCGGCGTTCCACGTACCGCCGCACCGCCCACGAGGTGCTCTGA
- a CDS encoding VOC family protein, whose product MVHVLSSRTLLRPTDPERSRNFYGEQLGLAVYREFGTGPERGTVYFLGGGFLEISGRSDTPPSPAVRLWLQVEDVATAFEELRAKGVDIVREPVKEPWGLIEMWVADPDGTRIVLVEVPADHPIRYRPGI is encoded by the coding sequence ATGGTGCACGTACTCAGCAGCCGGACCCTCCTGCGGCCCACCGATCCCGAACGGTCCCGGAACTTCTACGGTGAGCAGCTGGGCCTGGCCGTCTACCGCGAGTTCGGTACGGGCCCGGAACGCGGCACGGTCTACTTCCTCGGCGGCGGCTTCCTGGAAATCTCCGGCCGGTCGGACACTCCGCCGTCCCCGGCCGTGCGGCTGTGGCTCCAGGTCGAGGACGTGGCCACGGCGTTCGAGGAGCTACGGGCGAAGGGCGTCGACATCGTGCGGGAGCCGGTGAAGGAGCCGTGGGGCCTGATCGAGATGTGGGTGGCGGATCCGGACGGAACGCGGATCGTACTGGTGGAGGTACCAGCGGACCACCCGATCCGCTACAGGCCGGGGATTTGA
- a CDS encoding phosphatase PAP2 family protein, which translates to MHTPPVDSPPRPPGHRGALRSAAALAASSLLLLILVAAEWGPLITLDGDISRTTHRWAVDDPGVTQACRILTDWVWDPWTMRILCAAVVVWLMWRRRAWRTALWLTATVALGTLVQQSLKAAVGRARPVWPDPVDSAHYAAFPSGHAMTAAVVCGVLLWLLHHYGAGRVLWRTAVAVAVISVVGVGLTRVWLGVHWTTDVVGGWLLGATLAALAALVHRRWIA; encoded by the coding sequence ATGCACACCCCACCCGTCGACTCCCCGCCCCGCCCGCCCGGCCATCGCGGCGCCCTGCGCTCCGCCGCCGCCCTGGCGGCGTCCTCCCTGCTGCTCCTCATCCTGGTCGCGGCGGAGTGGGGCCCCCTGATCACGCTCGACGGCGACATCTCCCGGACCACGCACCGCTGGGCGGTCGACGACCCCGGGGTCACACAGGCGTGCCGCATCCTCACGGACTGGGTGTGGGACCCGTGGACGATGCGCATCCTGTGCGCGGCCGTCGTGGTGTGGCTGATGTGGAGACGCAGGGCCTGGCGGACGGCTCTGTGGCTGACCGCCACCGTGGCCCTGGGCACCCTGGTGCAGCAGTCCCTCAAAGCGGCGGTCGGCCGGGCCCGCCCGGTCTGGCCCGACCCCGTCGACTCGGCCCACTACGCGGCGTTCCCGTCCGGCCACGCCATGACCGCCGCGGTGGTCTGCGGCGTCCTGCTGTGGCTCCTCCACCACTACGGCGCCGGCCGCGTCCTGTGGCGTACGGCGGTGGCGGTGGCGGTGATCTCCGTGGTCGGCGTCGGCCTGACCCGCGTATGGCTCGGCGTGCACTGGACCACGGACGTCGTCGGCGGCTGGCTGCTGGGCGCGACGCTGGCGGCGCTGGCGGCGCTGGTGCACCGGCGGTGGATCGCCTAG
- a CDS encoding DUF6421 family protein, protein MTEILVQVGTGDQVPSVVRVVEHPAWPVLKDAVERIRPWQSKDGSIDFEAEGAPGPADAERVVRRITDAVAELSALLPHDRAYHEALVEDLRRWADGGFGVPDFLDSLLAFQPAAHRADGLQHLVVFPMYTQNGNPDRNLEAVVLRMVWPDWLAELERTRYDNPLFCGIKFEDFTAGYDTNSAVLFPETIAVREAPERFSWGGIFCDREAARFRRVTAAAVDVLGLQLPEDIAAMVHDQKRCEEAFVLWDMVHDRTHSHGDLPFDPFMIKQRQPFWMYGLEELRCDLTAFKEAVKLAADGVPQARDVQYAVLFDRMFRFPVTGERVRNYDGLGGQLLFAYLHKHDVVRWTDNRLSIDWERAPQVTNQLCADIEQLYREGIDRPKLVHWFKGYELVSTYLAPHPGSKWAKGPDALDLTLPPRKLVDDVLPDEFPLSMFYEALSKKLKNVIASTRGITADTAERVAA, encoded by the coding sequence ATGACGGAAATTCTTGTGCAGGTGGGTACGGGGGACCAGGTTCCTTCGGTGGTCAGGGTGGTGGAGCACCCGGCATGGCCCGTGCTCAAGGATGCCGTGGAGCGGATCCGGCCGTGGCAGTCCAAGGACGGATCGATCGACTTCGAGGCCGAGGGCGCCCCCGGTCCCGCGGACGCCGAACGCGTCGTGCGCCGGATCACCGACGCCGTCGCGGAGCTCTCCGCACTGCTCCCGCACGACCGCGCCTACCACGAGGCCCTGGTCGAGGATCTGCGCCGCTGGGCCGACGGCGGGTTCGGAGTGCCGGACTTCCTCGACTCGCTGCTGGCGTTCCAGCCCGCCGCACACCGCGCGGACGGCCTCCAGCATCTGGTCGTCTTCCCGATGTACACGCAGAACGGCAACCCCGACCGCAACCTCGAAGCGGTCGTCCTGCGCATGGTCTGGCCGGACTGGCTGGCCGAGCTGGAGCGCACCCGCTATGACAACCCGCTGTTCTGCGGCATCAAGTTCGAGGACTTCACGGCCGGTTACGACACCAACTCCGCCGTCCTCTTCCCCGAGACGATCGCCGTGCGCGAGGCGCCCGAGCGCTTCTCCTGGGGCGGCATCTTCTGCGACCGTGAGGCCGCCCGCTTCCGCCGCGTGACCGCCGCCGCCGTGGACGTCCTCGGCCTCCAGCTGCCCGAGGACATCGCCGCCATGGTCCACGACCAGAAGCGCTGCGAGGAGGCCTTCGTCCTGTGGGACATGGTCCACGACCGCACCCACAGCCATGGCGATCTGCCCTTCGACCCGTTCATGATCAAGCAGCGCCAGCCGTTCTGGATGTACGGCCTGGAAGAGCTGCGCTGCGACCTCACCGCCTTCAAGGAGGCCGTGAAACTGGCCGCGGACGGTGTGCCGCAGGCCCGTGACGTGCAGTACGCGGTGCTGTTCGACCGCATGTTCCGCTTCCCGGTCACCGGCGAGCGCGTCCGCAACTACGACGGCCTCGGCGGCCAGCTCCTCTTCGCCTACCTGCACAAGCACGACGTCGTCCGCTGGACCGACAACAGGCTCTCCATCGACTGGGAGCGCGCACCCCAGGTCACCAACCAGCTGTGCGCCGACATCGAGCAGCTGTACCGGGAGGGCATCGACCGCCCCAAGCTCGTCCACTGGTTCAAGGGGTACGAGCTGGTCTCCACCTACCTCGCTCCGCACCCCGGCTCCAAGTGGGCCAAGGGCCCCGACGCCCTCGACCTGACCCTGCCGCCGCGCAAACTCGTCGATGACGTGCTTCCGGACGAGTTTCCCCTGAGCATGTTCTATGAGGCGCTGTCCAAGAAGCTGAAGAACGTGATTGCCTCGACTCGGGGCATCACGGCGGACACCGCCGAACGGGTCGCCGCGTGA
- a CDS encoding TetR/AcrR family transcriptional regulator, with the protein MSPRSASVNEELRRRSRERLLQAAVELVGERGFEATTLGDIADRAGSARGLVSYYFPGKRQLVQSAVHRLMNRTLEEALEREPRTGDGRERMARAIDAILSLARDRPVLMRQHMAGLLQSEGFMPCQEQRRLAELLRDTVARNGSQDVDADYTMLRALLMGAVYAALVPGAPMPLPVLRAELFKRYRLDWELGVPPDTEVASGGTGDTDLSRFFATGERPADQSK; encoded by the coding sequence ATGTCCCCGCGCAGCGCCTCGGTCAATGAAGAGTTGCGGCGGCGTTCCCGGGAGCGGCTTTTGCAGGCGGCGGTCGAACTGGTCGGTGAGCGCGGGTTCGAGGCGACGACGCTGGGCGACATCGCGGACAGAGCGGGCTCGGCGCGCGGCCTGGTTTCGTACTACTTTCCCGGCAAACGCCAGCTCGTGCAGTCCGCGGTGCACCGGCTGATGAACCGCACGCTGGAGGAGGCGCTGGAGCGCGAGCCGCGTACCGGGGACGGCCGGGAGCGGATGGCGCGGGCGATCGACGCGATCCTGAGCCTGGCCCGGGACCGGCCCGTGCTGATGCGCCAGCACATGGCCGGGCTGCTGCAGTCCGAGGGATTCATGCCGTGCCAGGAGCAGCGGCGGCTGGCCGAGCTGCTGCGGGACACCGTCGCCCGCAACGGCTCACAGGACGTCGACGCCGACTACACGATGCTGCGCGCCCTGCTGATGGGCGCGGTCTACGCGGCGCTGGTGCCGGGTGCTCCGATGCCCCTGCCGGTGCTGCGGGCCGAGCTGTTCAAGCGCTACCGGCTGGACTGGGAGCTGGGCGTCCCGCCGGACACCGAGGTGGCGTCCGGCGGGACGGGTGACACGGATCTGTCACGGTTCTTCGCGACCGGCGAGCGGCCCGCAGATCAGTCGAAGTAG